One Streptosporangium sp. NBC_01495 DNA window includes the following coding sequences:
- a CDS encoding carbohydrate ABC transporter permease yields the protein MKAAVKRRSGSRWVGWLFVLPAAAFYVVFVIQPLAMTVQYSLYRWDGIGVATWTGVQNYLRVFTDPDLFASILNAVKLIVFFSAVPVVLGLVIAATIRRIATSRLALVARTVIFLPQVIPLVAAGITWSWLLSSTGLVNQILTSIGLEKITRAWLGDFSTALPAVGVIGAWVLLGLCTLLMLAGMSKIDPALYEAARLDGAGPFREFFSITLPSLRQEIGVCVTVTVVAALASFDIVYISTQGGPGNASMVPGLEIYYLAFSERQVGLASALAVVLTVLVIACALPIQWLTRERKS from the coding sequence GTGAAGGCGGCCGTGAAACGGCGGAGCGGGTCGAGATGGGTCGGCTGGTTGTTCGTGCTGCCCGCGGCCGCGTTCTACGTCGTGTTCGTGATCCAGCCGCTGGCCATGACGGTGCAGTACTCCCTCTACAGGTGGGACGGCATCGGCGTGGCCACCTGGACCGGGGTGCAGAACTACCTGCGGGTCTTCACCGACCCCGACCTGTTCGCCTCGATCCTCAACGCGGTGAAGCTGATCGTGTTCTTCAGCGCGGTCCCGGTCGTGCTCGGGCTGGTCATCGCGGCGACGATCCGTCGCATCGCCACCAGCCGCCTGGCTCTGGTGGCCCGCACGGTCATCTTCCTGCCGCAGGTCATCCCGCTGGTCGCGGCCGGGATCACCTGGAGCTGGCTGTTGTCCTCGACCGGGCTGGTGAATCAGATCCTCACGTCCATCGGACTGGAGAAGATCACCCGTGCCTGGCTGGGCGACTTCTCGACGGCCCTGCCGGCAGTTGGGGTGATCGGCGCCTGGGTGCTCCTGGGACTGTGCACGCTCCTGATGCTGGCCGGGATGAGCAAGATCGACCCAGCCCTGTACGAGGCCGCGCGCCTCGACGGCGCCGGCCCGTTCCGGGAGTTCTTCTCGATCACCCTGCCCAGCCTGCGGCAGGAGATCGGGGTCTGCGTCACCGTCACGGTCGTGGCCGCGCTGGCCAGCTTCGACATCGTCTACATCTCGACCCAGGGCGGGCCCGGCAACGCCAGCATGGTGCCCGGCCTGGAGATCTACTACCTGGCCTTCTCCGAACGCCAGGTCGGCCTCGCCTCGGCCCTCGCGGTGGTCCTCACCGTGCTGGTGATCGCGTGCGCCCTGCCGATCCAGTGGCTCACCAGGGAACGTAAATCATGA